From the Flavimarina sp. Hel_I_48 genome, one window contains:
- a CDS encoding SDR family NAD(P)-dependent oxidoreductase, with translation MDLKLKNKRAFISGSTKGIGKAIAKTLAEEGAEVIINGRSPESIEKAKKEILKEVPDGNVTGIVCDFSEIATVEKLIEELDEVDILINNIGVFGETDFMEIPDSEWQRFYDVNVMSGVRLSRAFLPKMLKKDWGRIIFISSESGVNIPVEMVHYGMTKTAQLAISRGLAEITKGTNVTVNSVLPGPTFSEGVQEMTGLDEGGDRKKVEEEFFSKARPTSLIQRFAETQEVANMVAYIASPLSSATNGASLRVDGGVVKTIY, from the coding sequence ATGGATTTAAAACTCAAAAATAAAAGGGCCTTTATATCTGGCTCCACGAAGGGAATAGGAAAAGCGATCGCAAAAACGCTTGCCGAAGAAGGTGCCGAGGTCATAATCAATGGCCGGAGCCCGGAATCAATAGAAAAGGCAAAAAAGGAGATTCTAAAGGAAGTTCCTGACGGAAATGTGACAGGGATTGTCTGTGATTTTAGCGAGATAGCAACGGTTGAAAAGCTCATTGAAGAACTGGATGAAGTTGATATTCTTATCAACAATATAGGTGTGTTTGGCGAGACTGATTTTATGGAAATTCCAGACAGCGAATGGCAACGTTTTTACGACGTAAACGTAATGAGCGGTGTGCGTTTATCCCGTGCTTTTTTGCCTAAAATGCTTAAAAAGGACTGGGGCCGAATCATTTTTATAAGTAGCGAGAGCGGAGTAAATATCCCGGTAGAAATGGTACATTACGGAATGACGAAAACCGCCCAACTCGCAATTTCCAGAGGCCTGGCCGAAATCACAAAAGGCACTAATGTTACCGTAAACAGTGTATTGCCCGGCCCCACATTTTCAGAAGGTGTACAGGAAATGACCGGTCTGGATGAAGGCGGCGACCGTAAGAAAGTGGAAGAGGAATTCTTTAGCAAGGCGCGTCCCACGTCCTTGATTCAGCGTTTTGCCGAAACCCAGGAAGTCGCAAACATGGTTGCCTATATTGCCAGTCCGTTATCTTCTGCAACTAATGGCGCTTCCCTACGTGTAGATGGTGGTGTGGTAAAGACGATTTATTAA
- a CDS encoding DoxX family protein, whose product MKKLSNDQLAFLLARITIGINLFIHGLIRIPKLSSFVAHVVEGFKGTYLPEVLVSGFAYTLPFIEFSIGLALILGLKTRFFAAAGAILIAVLIFGSGIKEDWMGVGSQMVYALFFFILLKNLEHNALALDSKQRKIIDGFKTQK is encoded by the coding sequence ATGAAAAAACTATCTAACGATCAACTTGCGTTTTTACTGGCACGAATTACCATTGGGATAAATTTGTTTATTCATGGCTTGATACGAATCCCTAAACTTTCCTCTTTTGTAGCGCATGTTGTTGAAGGGTTTAAAGGAACTTATTTGCCAGAAGTTCTTGTTTCTGGCTTTGCGTATACGCTTCCGTTTATTGAATTTAGTATTGGTTTAGCGCTAATTTTGGGCTTAAAAACCCGATTTTTTGCCGCTGCAGGGGCAATTTTGATCGCGGTGCTTATTTTTGGTTCCGGCATCAAAGAAGACTGGATGGGCGTAGGATCACAAATGGTTTACGCGCTTTTCTTTTTTATACTTTTAAAAAATTTAGAACATAACGCACTTGCATTAGATAGCAAGCAAAGAAAAATAATTGATGGATTTAAAACTCAAAAATAA
- the mfd gene encoding transcription-repair coupling factor: protein MAKTKINQHFAQLPQLQDLQTAIAKPQNRLAVNGLIGSALSFVLAESFKTSEKPFLVILTDKEEAAYFLNDLENLINSGKKKQHDVLFYPGSYRRPYQIEETDNANVLLRAEVLNRINSRKKPALIVTYPDALFEQVVTRKELDKSTLKVGVNDKLSLDFVNEMLFEYKFKRADFVTEPGEFSVRGGIIDVFSFSHDEPYRIEFFGDVVDSIRTFDVETQLSTGQQKKISVMPNVESKHIQETRESFLNYISPETVVFTQSLEQIASRIDTNFEKAKEAFAKLSGEIKHNAPEELFCDSKQITRQLLDFTLVELGNSTINLNASKTTEEIVFDQQPQPSFNKQFDLLIENLNENAENGYRNYIFCVSEQQAKRFHDIFDDAKQQVKQFETVILPLYRGFIDDTLKITCYTDHQIFERYHKFNLKDGYAKKQAITLKELTSLQVGDYVTHIDHGIGKFGGLQKIDVEGKKQEAIKLIYGERDILYLSIHSLHKITKFNGKDGKTPQIYKLGSGAWKKLKQKTKTKVKDIAFNLIKLYAKRKLQKGHAFGPDTHLQHELEASFIYEDTPDQSSATEAIKADMESPRPMDRLVCGDVGFGKTEVAIRAAFKAVDNGKQVAILVPTTILAFQHHQTFEERLKEFPIRVDYLNRFRTAKEKRETLADLEAGKVDIIIGTHQLTNKKVKFKDLGLLVVDEEQKFGVSVKDKLKTISENVDTLTLTATPIPRTLQFSLMAARDLSTITTAPPNRYPIETHVVRFSEETMRDAISYEIQRGGQVFFIHNRIENIKEVAGMIQRLVPDAKVGVGHGQMEGKKLETLMLKFINGEFDVLVSTTIVESGLDVPNANTIFINNANNFGLSDLHQMRGRVGRSNKKAFCYFITPPLSAMTDEARKRMTALEQFSSLGSGFNIAMKDLEIRGAGDLLGGEQSGFINEIGFDTYQKILNEAIDELKEHEFADLYEEQNKAEDKEYVKDMVIDTDFSLLFPDDYINNISERLKLYTELNDLKTDEQLAEFQTKLVDRFGELPPQAEDLLNSVRIKWIATASGIEKITMKKGKLLGFFLADQQSAFYQSPGFSRILQYVQTHSNQVTLKEKKTRSGLRLLLSIPGITSVNKALKILSPLRKVQEVAENAE from the coding sequence ATGGCGAAAACCAAAATAAATCAGCACTTTGCACAGCTCCCGCAACTGCAGGATCTGCAAACTGCCATTGCCAAGCCCCAAAACAGGCTTGCCGTAAATGGCCTTATAGGCTCTGCGCTTTCCTTTGTGCTGGCAGAAAGTTTTAAAACTTCGGAAAAACCGTTTCTGGTCATATTAACTGATAAGGAAGAGGCGGCCTATTTTCTCAATGATCTGGAAAACCTGATCAATTCAGGAAAGAAAAAGCAGCATGATGTACTTTTTTATCCCGGGAGCTACCGTCGTCCTTATCAGATCGAAGAAACTGATAATGCCAATGTACTGTTGCGGGCAGAGGTGCTCAACCGCATCAACTCCCGTAAAAAACCAGCACTGATCGTAACTTATCCCGACGCGCTTTTTGAGCAGGTGGTCACCCGAAAAGAACTGGACAAAAGCACGCTTAAAGTTGGCGTCAACGACAAATTATCCCTTGATTTTGTAAATGAAATGCTCTTTGAATATAAGTTCAAAAGAGCCGATTTTGTTACAGAACCGGGAGAATTTTCGGTGCGTGGGGGGATTATTGACGTGTTTTCCTTTTCTCATGATGAGCCGTACCGCATCGAGTTTTTTGGTGATGTGGTAGACAGCATCCGTACGTTTGATGTGGAGACACAACTTTCTACGGGACAGCAAAAAAAGATTTCCGTAATGCCTAATGTGGAAAGCAAGCACATTCAGGAAACGCGCGAGAGTTTTCTCAATTATATTTCCCCTGAAACCGTTGTATTTACGCAAAGTCTGGAACAGATAGCTTCTCGCATTGATACCAATTTTGAAAAGGCGAAAGAAGCTTTTGCTAAATTATCTGGCGAGATCAAGCACAATGCCCCAGAAGAATTGTTTTGCGACTCTAAACAAATTACCCGGCAATTACTTGATTTTACGCTTGTGGAATTAGGCAATTCAACCATAAACCTCAATGCATCAAAAACCACAGAGGAGATTGTTTTTGATCAGCAGCCACAGCCTTCTTTTAATAAGCAGTTTGACCTGCTGATTGAAAACCTGAACGAAAATGCAGAAAATGGGTATCGTAATTACATTTTCTGCGTAAGTGAACAACAGGCCAAGCGTTTTCACGATATTTTTGATGATGCCAAGCAACAGGTAAAACAATTTGAAACGGTGATTTTGCCACTATATCGCGGTTTTATAGATGACACGCTAAAAATTACCTGCTATACAGATCATCAGATTTTTGAACGTTACCATAAATTCAATTTAAAGGACGGTTACGCTAAAAAGCAGGCGATTACGCTTAAAGAACTTACCAGTTTGCAAGTGGGCGATTATGTAACCCATATTGATCACGGTATCGGTAAATTTGGTGGTCTTCAGAAAATTGATGTGGAAGGTAAAAAGCAGGAAGCCATTAAACTTATTTACGGGGAGCGGGACATCCTCTACCTCAGTATTCACTCGCTACATAAGATCACCAAGTTTAACGGTAAAGATGGCAAAACCCCCCAGATCTACAAACTGGGAAGTGGCGCGTGGAAAAAGCTCAAACAAAAGACAAAGACCAAGGTCAAGGATATCGCCTTTAACCTGATCAAGCTTTACGCAAAACGCAAGCTGCAAAAAGGACACGCCTTTGGCCCAGATACGCATTTGCAGCACGAACTCGAAGCGAGCTTTATTTATGAGGATACGCCAGATCAAAGCAGTGCCACGGAAGCTATAAAAGCAGATATGGAAAGTCCACGCCCCATGGACCGCCTGGTTTGCGGTGACGTGGGTTTCGGTAAAACTGAAGTTGCCATTCGGGCTGCATTTAAAGCGGTGGATAATGGCAAACAGGTCGCCATTCTCGTACCCACAACCATTCTTGCTTTTCAGCACCACCAGACTTTTGAAGAACGTTTAAAGGAATTTCCTATACGGGTGGATTACCTGAACCGTTTTCGTACCGCGAAAGAAAAAAGGGAAACCCTGGCAGATCTTGAAGCCGGGAAAGTGGATATTATCATAGGTACCCACCAGCTCACCAATAAAAAAGTAAAATTCAAAGATCTTGGCCTGCTCGTGGTTGATGAGGAACAAAAATTTGGCGTTTCCGTTAAAGACAAACTGAAAACCATAAGTGAAAATGTAGATACGCTCACGCTTACCGCGACGCCCATACCACGTACGTTACAGTTCAGCTTGATGGCGGCGCGCGATCTTAGTACGATTACCACGGCCCCGCCCAATAGATATCCTATCGAAACGCATGTGGTTCGGTTTTCAGAAGAAACCATGCGCGACGCTATTTCATATGAAATACAACGCGGCGGACAGGTATTTTTTATCCATAACCGCATTGAAAATATCAAGGAAGTTGCCGGTATGATCCAGCGGCTTGTCCCTGATGCAAAAGTGGGTGTGGGCCACGGCCAAATGGAAGGTAAAAAGCTGGAAACACTCATGCTGAAGTTCATCAATGGCGAATTTGATGTGCTTGTTTCTACCACAATTGTAGAAAGCGGTCTCGATGTGCCGAATGCAAATACTATTTTTATCAATAATGCCAATAATTTTGGCCTTTCAGACCTGCACCAGATGCGTGGAAGGGTGGGACGTAGCAATAAAAAGGCATTTTGCTATTTCATTACGCCGCCACTTTCTGCAATGACTGATGAGGCGCGCAAACGCATGACCGCGCTGGAACAATTTTCCAGTTTGGGAAGTGGTTTCAATATCGCCATGAAGGATCTTGAAATACGCGGTGCCGGTGATCTGCTGGGCGGCGAGCAAAGTGGTTTTATCAATGAAATAGGATTTGATACGTACCAGAAAATCCTTAACGAAGCTATTGACGAACTAAAAGAACATGAGTTTGCAGACCTTTATGAAGAGCAAAACAAAGCTGAAGATAAAGAGTATGTAAAAGACATGGTTATTGATACCGATTTCTCCCTGCTCTTTCCAGATGATTACATCAACAATATTTCTGAGCGTTTGAAACTGTATACAGAACTTAACGACCTTAAAACCGATGAGCAACTGGCCGAATTTCAGACGAAACTTGTTGACCGTTTTGGGGAATTGCCACCGCAAGCGGAAGATTTACTGAATTCTGTACGTATCAAATGGATTGCCACCGCTTCTGGAATTGAGAAAATAACCATGAAAAAAGGCAAATTGCTGGGCTTTTTCCTGGCAGATCAACAATCTGCTTTTTATCAAAGTCCGGGATTTTCACGTATTCTCCAGTACGTACAGACGCACTCCAACCAGGTAACTTTAAAAGAGAAGAAAACCCGCAGCGGACTACGTTTATTGCTTAGCATTCCTGGTATTACTTCTGTAAACAAAGCGCTGAAAATTCTCTCGCCTTTAAGGAAAGTTCAGGAAGTAGCTGAAAACGCGGAATAA
- a CDS encoding YraN family protein → MSQKNKFRIMNHNELGKWGEVFAADYLLKKGYKILERNWFFAKAEIDIIAQKGEILIICEVKTRNSDFFGDPQDFVTPSKIKLLVKAANEYIVSNDLDLEARFDIIAVLKNKNREKLEHFEDAFYHF, encoded by the coding sequence ATGTCACAAAAGAATAAATTCAGAATCATGAACCACAACGAACTCGGGAAATGGGGAGAGGTCTTTGCCGCTGATTATTTGCTCAAAAAAGGTTATAAAATCTTGGAGCGTAATTGGTTTTTTGCCAAGGCGGAAATCGATATAATTGCCCAAAAGGGCGAAATATTGATCATTTGTGAAGTAAAAACGCGCAATTCCGACTTTTTTGGCGATCCGCAGGATTTTGTAACTCCGTCAAAAATCAAATTGCTAGTAAAAGCGGCAAATGAATATATTGTGTCCAACGATCTGGATCTGGAAGCGCGCTTTGATATTATCGCTGTGCTAAAGAACAAAAACCGGGAAAAATTAGAGCATTTTGAAGATGCTTTTTACCATTTTTAA
- a CDS encoding LD-carboxypeptidase: MITPPYLKAGDKVGLISTARKVDLPDLKNAIELLENWGLVPVLGATIGATEDQYAGSDTLRRDDLQRMLNDTSIKTIWCAKGGYGTVRIIDGLDFYKFVKYPKWIAGYSDVTVLHSHLNRMGFETIHAVMGKGVEDNSAQAKESLHDALFGKPIKYQVDSHPLNRMGTSSGQLVGGNISIIYSLCGSPSAIATDGKILFIEDLDEYLYHVDRMMVNLKRNGLLKNLCGLVVGGLTRMHDNSVPFGKNAKEIVLDAVAEYAYPVCFDFPAGHLDDNRALIMGRKATLDVSENSVQLDFTEV; this comes from the coding sequence ATGATCACACCCCCGTATTTAAAAGCTGGTGATAAAGTAGGCTTAATAAGCACTGCGCGCAAAGTGGATTTGCCAGATCTTAAAAATGCAATTGAACTGCTTGAAAACTGGGGGCTTGTACCCGTTTTGGGTGCAACCATAGGCGCCACCGAAGATCAATATGCCGGCAGCGACACCTTGCGCCGCGACGACTTGCAGCGCATGCTCAACGATACTTCCATAAAGACAATCTGGTGTGCTAAAGGCGGGTACGGTACCGTACGAATAATAGACGGTCTCGACTTTTATAAATTCGTCAAATACCCCAAATGGATCGCAGGCTACAGCGATGTTACCGTATTGCACAGCCACCTCAACAGGATGGGTTTTGAAACGATTCATGCGGTGATGGGGAAAGGGGTAGAAGATAATTCTGCCCAGGCGAAAGAAAGCCTTCACGATGCGCTTTTTGGTAAGCCTATAAAGTATCAGGTAGATTCCCACCCGTTAAATCGCATGGGTACTTCCAGCGGCCAACTCGTGGGCGGGAACATTTCCATTATCTATTCGCTCTGCGGAAGTCCCTCTGCGATTGCCACAGATGGGAAAATTCTGTTTATTGAAGATCTGGATGAATATCTGTACCATGTGGACCGCATGATGGTAAATTTAAAACGCAACGGTTTGCTGAAAAACCTGTGCGGACTCGTAGTGGGTGGGTTGACGCGAATGCATGATAATAGTGTTCCTTTTGGCAAAAATGCGAAGGAAATCGTGCTGGACGCAGTAGCGGAATATGCTTATCCCGTGTGTTTCGATTTCCCTGCCGGGCACCTGGATGATAACCGTGCCCTGATCATGGGCAGAAAAGCAACGCTTGATGTATCAGAAAATAGTGTGCAGTTGGATTTTACTGAAGTTTAG
- the metG gene encoding methionine--tRNA ligase: MTPQRYTLTAALPYTNGPIHIGHLAGVYVPADIYARYLRLTGQDVAFICGSDEHGVAISIKAKKEGITPQEVVDKYHKMIKDSFAEFGISFDNYSRTSAKIHHDTASEFFKKLYDKGDFIEEVTEQLYDPEADQYLADRFVVGTCPKCGHDEAYGDQCENCGSSLNATDLIDPKSTISGAKPVLKETKHWFLPLDRYEDFLRDWILKSHKKDWKSNVYGQCKSWIDEGLRARAVTRDLDWGIPVPVPGGEGKVLYVWFDAPIGYISSTKEWAEREGKNWEDYWKKDDTKLVHFIGKDNIVFHCIIFPSMLKAEGSYILPENVPANEFLNLEGRKLSTSKNWAVWLHEYLEDFPGQQDVLRYALTANAPETKDNDFTWKDFQARNNNELVAIFGNFINRVVVLTDKYYNGLVPEAGELNEEDQKTLDELRAYPAVIASSLERYRFRESQNELMNVARLGNKYLADAEPWKTVKTDENRTKTVMNLALQIAASLAVLSEPFLPFTSAKLREMLNITAGPNAESTDTVAQLQWDDLSEQKPYVKAGHKIEKGTLLFSKIEDEQIEKQLEKLEKTKMENKEIPSPQPPKGEQNKSEKTPPSGGGGTPQKEIIQYEDFTKLDMRVGTILEAEKMPKADKLLVLKVDTGIDVRTIVSGLAEHYAPEDIVGKKVTVLVNLAPRKLRGTESEGMILMATTAEGKVIFLNPDVENVENGAGIS, from the coding sequence ATGACTCCGCAACGCTATACCCTTACCGCCGCATTACCGTACACTAACGGCCCCATTCACATAGGCCACCTTGCCGGGGTGTACGTGCCCGCAGATATTTACGCCCGCTATTTACGCCTTACGGGTCAAGATGTCGCTTTTATCTGCGGAAGCGATGAGCATGGTGTTGCCATTAGCATAAAAGCAAAAAAAGAAGGGATTACCCCGCAGGAAGTAGTAGATAAATACCATAAAATGATCAAGGATTCCTTTGCGGAATTTGGGATCTCCTTTGACAATTATTCGCGCACTTCGGCTAAAATTCACCACGATACCGCTTCTGAATTTTTTAAGAAATTATACGATAAAGGTGATTTTATCGAAGAAGTGACCGAGCAGCTTTACGATCCTGAGGCAGATCAATACCTTGCCGATCGTTTTGTGGTGGGCACCTGCCCTAAGTGTGGTCACGACGAAGCTTACGGCGACCAGTGTGAGAACTGCGGTTCGTCACTCAATGCAACCGATCTAATTGACCCAAAATCTACCATTTCTGGTGCAAAACCGGTCTTAAAAGAGACAAAACACTGGTTTTTACCTTTAGATCGCTACGAAGATTTTCTACGGGACTGGATTTTAAAATCCCATAAAAAAGACTGGAAATCCAATGTGTACGGCCAGTGCAAATCCTGGATTGATGAAGGCTTGCGCGCCCGTGCGGTGACCCGCGATCTGGATTGGGGAATCCCGGTTCCCGTTCCCGGCGGGGAAGGCAAAGTGCTTTATGTGTGGTTTGATGCGCCCATTGGTTATATTTCTTCAACCAAAGAATGGGCCGAGCGCGAGGGAAAAAATTGGGAAGATTACTGGAAAAAAGACGATACTAAACTGGTGCATTTCATCGGGAAGGACAATATTGTTTTTCACTGCATCATTTTCCCCAGTATGCTAAAAGCAGAAGGAAGCTATATCCTGCCCGAAAATGTACCGGCAAACGAATTTCTTAACCTGGAAGGCCGCAAATTGTCCACCTCAAAAAACTGGGCGGTCTGGCTGCATGAATACCTGGAGGATTTTCCCGGCCAGCAGGATGTTTTGCGTTATGCACTTACTGCAAACGCCCCGGAAACCAAGGACAACGATTTCACCTGGAAGGATTTTCAGGCTCGTAATAACAATGAACTGGTGGCCATTTTTGGTAATTTTATCAACCGCGTGGTAGTGCTTACCGATAAATATTATAATGGTCTTGTACCAGAAGCGGGCGAACTCAATGAAGAGGATCAAAAAACCCTTGACGAACTTCGCGCCTACCCCGCGGTAATCGCTAGCTCGCTGGAGCGTTACCGCTTCCGCGAAAGCCAGAACGAACTTATGAACGTCGCGCGTCTGGGCAATAAATATCTTGCCGATGCGGAGCCCTGGAAAACGGTAAAAACCGACGAAAATCGGACGAAAACGGTCATGAATCTGGCGTTACAAATCGCTGCTTCTTTGGCGGTGCTCAGCGAACCCTTTTTGCCTTTTACTTCAGCAAAGCTCAGGGAAATGCTGAATATTACTGCCGGCCCCAATGCGGAATCCACAGATACTGTTGCCCAACTGCAATGGGATGACCTGAGCGAACAAAAACCGTACGTAAAAGCAGGACATAAAATCGAAAAAGGCACCTTACTCTTCAGTAAAATAGAGGACGAGCAGATCGAAAAACAATTGGAAAAATTAGAAAAGACAAAAATGGAAAATAAAGAAATCCCCTCCCCCCAGCCCCCGAAGGGGGAGCAAAATAAGAGTGAGAAAACACCCCCTTCTGGGGGCGGGGGTACTCCTCAAAAGGAGATTATTCAATACGAAGATTTCACTAAACTGGATATGCGCGTGGGCACGATTCTGGAAGCAGAAAAAATGCCGAAAGCCGATAAACTTCTGGTTTTAAAAGTAGATACTGGTATTGATGTACGCACCATTGTTTCCGGTCTTGCCGAGCATTATGCACCTGAGGATATCGTGGGAAAAAAAGTAACTGTTTTAGTCAATCTCGCCCCGCGCAAACTGCGCGGCACCGAAAGCGAAGGCATGATCTTAATGGCTACAACCGCTGAAGGAAAAGTGATTTTCCTAAATCCAGATGTGGAGAATGTGGAGAATGGGGCCGGGATTAGTTGA
- a CDS encoding Tex family protein, whose product MPSIQDFIIQQTSISHAGVKNTLQLLAEDCTIPFISRYRKERTGNLDEVQIGEIVKLKEQFETLEKRKGTILKALEDQNALTPDLQKQIENTQDATTLEDLYLPFKKKRKTKADTARNNGLEPLAKIIMSQPSGMNAQKLTETASKYAKKEVKSSEEALEGARYIIAEWVNERTDVRNALRRELERNAVLTTKVIKAQKEEEKAQKYRDYFKWEEALRNCPSHRFLAILRAEKEGFIRVKITIDEERALEHINRKVIKSPSACAEQISMAVEDGYKRLLFPALSNEVLNSAKEKADNEAILVFAKNLKQLLLGAPLGQKRILAIDPGFRTGCKVVCLDAQGGLQHNETIYPHPPKKDIKGASKKISFLVEAYKIDAIAIGNGTASRETEHFIRKIPFKTDLQVFVVSEAGASIYSASPIARAEFPNYDVTVRGAVSIGRRLADPLAELVKIDAKSIGVGQYQHDVDQVKLQSELDRVVETCVNAVGVNINTASAPLLSYVSGIGDKLAENIVAHREENGAFASRKEILNVARLGAKAFEQSAGFLRIRDGKNPLDNSAVHPESYPIVEKMAKNAHKSVAELIGNTSELSDINLEKYETESVGLLTLKDIINELEKPGLDIRAEAKVFTFNQNIKTIEDLEKGQLLPGIVNNVTNFGAFVDIGIKESGLIHISNLAEGFVSDVSAHVALHEQVVVEVLDVDIPRKRIQLKKSKIPLTPKGGK is encoded by the coding sequence ATGCCCAGCATTCAAGATTTCATAATCCAACAAACCTCAATCTCACATGCTGGAGTAAAAAACACCCTCCAGCTTCTGGCAGAAGACTGTACCATTCCCTTTATTTCCCGCTATCGGAAAGAGCGTACCGGGAATCTGGACGAAGTGCAGATTGGTGAAATTGTAAAGCTCAAAGAGCAGTTTGAAACGCTGGAAAAGAGGAAAGGCACTATTCTAAAAGCGCTGGAAGATCAGAACGCGCTCACTCCAGATTTACAAAAGCAGATTGAAAATACGCAGGACGCAACCACCCTTGAAGATCTTTACCTGCCTTTCAAAAAGAAGCGGAAAACCAAAGCTGATACTGCCCGAAATAACGGACTCGAACCACTCGCTAAAATCATCATGTCGCAACCCAGCGGCATGAACGCACAAAAATTGACCGAAACCGCTTCAAAATATGCCAAAAAAGAGGTGAAATCCAGCGAGGAGGCACTGGAAGGTGCGCGCTATATTATTGCAGAATGGGTAAATGAACGCACTGATGTTCGCAATGCACTGCGCCGGGAACTGGAGCGTAATGCCGTGCTCACGACCAAGGTTATAAAAGCCCAGAAAGAAGAGGAAAAAGCGCAAAAATACCGCGATTATTTCAAGTGGGAAGAGGCCTTAAGAAATTGTCCATCGCACCGGTTTTTAGCTATTTTGAGGGCAGAAAAAGAAGGTTTTATACGGGTAAAAATAACTATTGATGAGGAACGCGCATTAGAACACATCAACAGAAAAGTAATAAAATCCCCTTCCGCGTGCGCGGAACAGATCAGCATGGCGGTTGAGGATGGTTACAAACGTTTGCTTTTCCCCGCACTTTCCAATGAGGTTTTAAATTCGGCAAAGGAAAAAGCGGATAACGAAGCGATTTTGGTGTTTGCCAAAAATCTAAAACAGCTGCTACTGGGTGCTCCACTGGGTCAAAAGCGCATTCTTGCCATTGATCCCGGGTTTAGGACGGGCTGCAAAGTGGTTTGCCTGGATGCGCAGGGCGGCCTGCAGCATAACGAAACCATTTATCCCCACCCGCCTAAAAAAGACATCAAAGGCGCCAGCAAAAAAATCAGTTTTCTGGTTGAGGCGTATAAGATTGACGCGATTGCCATAGGCAACGGTACCGCCTCGCGCGAGACCGAACATTTTATACGTAAAATCCCTTTCAAGACCGATCTGCAAGTGTTTGTGGTAAGCGAGGCCGGGGCAAGTATTTATTCGGCATCGCCCATTGCGCGGGCAGAATTTCCCAATTATGATGTAACCGTGCGCGGCGCGGTTTCCATAGGTCGCAGACTTGCAGATCCACTGGCTGAACTGGTGAAAATTGATGCAAAATCAATTGGTGTGGGGCAATATCAGCATGATGTAGATCAGGTCAAATTGCAAAGCGAACTGGACCGCGTGGTTGAAACCTGCGTGAACGCGGTGGGCGTAAATATCAATACCGCCAGTGCCCCGCTGCTGAGCTACGTTTCGGGAATAGGTGATAAACTGGCCGAAAATATTGTTGCCCACCGGGAGGAAAACGGTGCGTTTGCTTCGCGAAAAGAGATACTAAACGTCGCCCGACTTGGTGCTAAAGCCTTTGAACAATCGGCTGGATTTCTTCGTATACGCGATGGTAAAAATCCACTGGATAATTCTGCCGTGCATCCGGAAAGTTACCCAATTGTTGAAAAAATGGCTAAAAATGCCCATAAATCGGTTGCCGAATTGATTGGAAACACGTCTGAACTTAGCGATATAAATCTTGAAAAATACGAGACCGAAAGTGTGGGATTGCTTACACTAAAGGATATTATTAACGAACTTGAAAAACCCGGACTGGATATTCGCGCGGAAGCAAAAGTGTTTACTTTCAATCAAAACATCAAGACTATCGAAGATCTGGAAAAGGGCCAATTATTGCCCGGAATTGTCAATAATGTGACCAATTTTGGTGCTTTTGTGGATATTGGGATCAAAGAAAGTGGTCTTATCCATATCTCCAATCTCGCCGAAGGTTTTGTGAGCGATGTAAGTGCGCATGTCGCTCTTCATGAACAAGTAGTGGTTGAAGTGCTTGATGTTGATATTCCGCGGAAGCGCATTCAGTTGAAGAAAAGTAAAATCCCCCTAACCCCCAAAGGGGGGAAGTGA